GGCGAAGGGGCCGGTGCGCACCTCGGCCGTGAGATCCGCGATCTCACCGCTCAGGGCACACCGCACCACGTGCGCCCCCTGCGCGGAGGCCACCCGCCGGGCGAGACCGCACGCCGTACGAGCCCCCTCCAGGCCGTGGTCCGCCGCCGCGAGCGCCGCCAGATCGGCGGCTCCGCCAGCCCGATGGCGCGCCACCATGGCCTGCCCGGCCGCCAGCACGGCCGCGAACACCACGCACAGCGCCGTCGCGGCCAGCGCGGTCCAGACCGTGGCCGACCCCCGGTCGTCCGCCCACCTCACCGGGCCGCCTCCCGGGCTCACGGAACTGTCTACCAGGCTCACGGGAACGCCTCCCGAGCTCACGGAACAGCCTCCCGGCCTCACCGGACCGCCTCCCGAGCTCACGGAACAGCCTCCCGGGCCGTACCGACCGCGCCGGGCTCGCCGCCCCCGCTCATCGCGTCATCCGCGCCCACCGAGTCCTCGGCGAGCGCGGCGGCCTCGCCGCGCAGATTCACCGCCAGCGGGCCGGGACCGACGGCGTGGGTACGGACCCGCACCCGCACCAGGTCCCCCTCCCGCCATAGCTCGACTCGAGCCCCATCGGGCGCGGCCGAGCGGGCGGCGGCCATCGCGTCCGCCTCCGGCTCCGAACGCGCCGCCGCCCTCGCCCCGGCTCTGGCCGCGTCCACGCACTGAAGCTGCGCGGACGCGGCCATCAGCCCCCAGATCAGCGTCAGGGCGAACAGCGCCAGCACCGGCAGCGCGACGGCCGCCTCCGCCGTTACGTAGCCGCTGTCCCGCGCAGGGCCCCGGGCCCCCAGGACGCCCGTCCTGGGCACGCTCCGGGCCCTCGGGACGCCGCTACGGGCTCTCCGGACGCCACCGGCCCTCGGGACGCCACCGGCCCTCGGGACGCCCCGCGCGCCGCTCCTGGCGCGCGAGCCCGTCCGCTCCCCCGCCCCCGGCGACTCAGAACTGCGCATCGAGCGCCCGTCCGATGACCGACTGAAGTGCACTGCTGACGGCCCCGCTGGTCACCACCTTGTAGAGCACCGCGGCGAAACCGCATGCCGCGATCGTTCCCATCGCGTACTCGGCGGTGGTCATGCCCGCCTCGGCCTTCGCCCGCGCCGCCGCGTACCGCCGTACCCACCACTGCTTCACCATGTCGGCCCCCCTTGACCTGTCCGCGGCGTCACCGACCGCGGTGTCGTCGTTCGTCGTGCTGTTGTCGTTCGTCGTGCTGTTGTCGTGCAGCTGCCGCTCGAGCGGCTGTCGGGGTCCCCGCCCGTGCTCAGGGGCCGTCGCCCATCAGGCCGCGGGCCAGCCCGATCATCACCGGGGCCAGACCGACCAGCAGGAACGCGGGGAGGAAGCAGCCCGCGAGCGGCGCGTTGACCAGCACACCGGTGCGGTCGGCCCTGCGCATCGCCTCCCGCCCCTGCTCGGCCCGGCATTCGGCCGCCAGCCGGGATACCTGCTCCACCGCCGGAGCGCCCGTTGTCCCGGCGCGCTCCAGAGCGCGCGCCAGCCCCTGTGCTCCGGGCAGGGCGCTGACACGCCCCCACGCGTGGGCCGGTTCGCCGCCCAGCCGCAGCTCCGCCGCGGTCTGGGCGAGCCGCTCACCGACCGGGCCGCCGAGCGAGCCTCCCACCGCCTCCGCCGCCCTCCGCGGGCCCGCTCCGGCCGCCAGGCAGGCCGTCAGCAGATCGGCGGCCAGCGGGATCTGACGCGCGGCGAGGGCCTCGAGGTGCCGGTCAGAGCCGGACCGCCCGGCCGTGGCCCGGCGGTGCCGCTGCCACCGCCAGAGGCCGCAGGCCGCGGCGAGACCCAGCACCCACCCCGGCGGCCCTCCGACGAGGACGACGGCGATCGTCAGCGCGCCGCCCGGCGCGGCCCAGGCGGGCAGAGCGCCCGCGCCGGCCCCGGCGCGCCACCGCCGCCACGGCCGGGCCTTCTGCGGCCGCCCGTGCTCCGCACCCGGAAGCAGCGCCATCAGCCGTCGTCGGGCGCATCGCTCCCGACGGGCCTCGACCATCGCCATCACCGTGCACAGGGCCGCCGCCAGGAAGGACAGCGAAATCCCCAGGCTGTGGACAACCTCGGCGCTCATCGGCCACCCCGGCGATCCACTGGACCTCGGCGCAGGTGCGGATCCCCTCGCCGCCGCCCCGGCTCACGCGCCGCCCGCACCATCCGACCGGTCCAGACCAGGCCCGCCCACTCCAGCAGGCCGCCCAGCAGCAGACAGCTCAGCCCGGCCGGGGTGTGCAGCAGCACATGCAGCGGATCGGAGCCCATCAGGCCGCCCAGCACCAGCCCGACCATGGGCAGCACGGCCAGCCCGAGGGCGGTGGCCTTGGCTCCCGCCAGCTTGGCGTCCAGGCTCTCCCGCTGGTCCCGCTCGGCACGCAGCGCCGCCGCCACCCGATCGAGACCCGCCGCCAGCCCCGCGCCCTCGTCGACCGCCACCTGCCAGCAGGCGGCGACCCCGATCAGCCCCTCGGCGCCCGGCAACCGGGCGACTCTCCGCAGGGCGTCCGGCACATCCCCGCCGAACCGCGCCGCGGCCGTCACCAGCCCCCAACGCTCCCTCAGATGACCAGGGTCCACCGCCAGCAGCGCCTCACCGGGATGCCGCCCGGCCCGCAACTCGCCCGCCACGGTGGCACAGAGCTGGATCACCCCGGCGGCGCGGCGCACACGGTCCCGCTCGCACCGCCGGGACCGCAGCCAGCGGCCGACGACCGGAGTGGCCAGCACCGCCCCGAGCAGCGGCAGGAGGGACGCGCCCAGCAGCGCGATCACACATCCGACCGGCAGGCACAGCAGCTCACGCCCCATCCGCCCGCCGTACTTGACCCGCCAGCGCTCCCGCAGCCAGACGGCGGTCTCGGACAGCGGCCGCACCGGGTCGGCTCCCGCGGGCTCGACGGGTCCGCCGCCGGCCAACAGCAGCCTGGCCCGGCGCAGCTCCCGGTCCCGCCCGGTGAGCAGCCATAAGGCCGCCCCCACGCACAGCGTCACGGCGCAGAGCGTCAGCGCCCCCGGGTCCGCTCCCGCGCCCGTCATGCCGCGCCTCCGCCCCGTGCGCACAGCCGCTGGAGCCGCTGCCAGCCCGCCGCCCGCTCGAAGCCCTCGGGGCCCCAGACGGCCGCGGGGACGGTCGTGACGAGGCCCGCCCGGTCCCGGTCCAGCACATGCAGTTCGGCGATCCTGCGCCGCCCGGCGCGGTCGCGCACCAGATGGACCACGACCGACAGCGCCGCCGCCAACTGGCTGTGCAGCGCGGCCCGGTCCAGGCCGGCGGTCGAACCGAGCGCCTCCAGCCGCGCGGGCACGTCGGCCGCCGTATTGGCGTGGACAGTGCCACAGCCGCCCTCATGGCCGGTGTTCAGGGCCCCCAGGAGGTCGGTGACCTCGGCGCCTCTCACCTCGCCGACCACCAGCCGGTCGGGACGCATGCGCAGGGCTTGCCGCACCAGGTCCCGCAGGGTGACCTGACCCCGGCCCTCCTGGTTGGCGGGGCGGGTCTCCAGCCGGACCACATGCGGATGGTCGGGCCGCAGCTCGGCCGAATCCTCGGCGAGGACGATCCGCTCCCGCGGCCCGACCAGCCCGAGCAGGGTGCTCAGCAGCGTTGTCTTGCCCGAGCCCGTGCCGCCGCTGATCAGGTAGGACAGCCGGGCGTCCAGCATGGCCCGCAGCAGCCGCACGCCGTCCGGCGGCACCGTCCCGGCCGCTTCCAGCTCCGCGAGGGAGAACGCCCGGGGGCGCACCACCCGCAGCGAGAGGCAGGTCGAGCCGACTGCGACCGGAGGGAGCACCGCATGCAGCCGGGTCCCGTCCGGCAGCCGGGCGTCCACCCATGGCCGGGCGTCGTCCAGCCGCCGCCCGGCCACCGCGGCGAGCCGCTGCGCGAGTCTGCGCACGGCGGCCGCGTCCACGAAGGTGACGGCCGTGCGCTCCAGCCCCGAGCCGCGGTCCACCCACACCTCGTCGGGGGCTGTGACCAGGACGTCCGTGACATCGCGGGCGGCCAGCAGCGGCTCCAGGGGGCCGGAGCCGACCAGCTCCGAGCGCAGCGCCTCCACAACCCCGAGCACCTCGGTGTCGCCGAGCAGCCGACCCTCCTCGCGCAGGGCAGACGCCACCCGCGCGGGCGTGGGCTCCGCTCCGCTCCCGGCCAGCCGCAGCCGCACCGCGTCCAGCAGATCCGGCGATACGGTGCTCATGCGGTGGCACCTCCCTCGTCGGCGAGGGCACGCGCCCAGAACTCGGCGCAGAACCGGCCGAGCGGGCCGCGGGGGCTGCCGCCCGGGGGCTCCCCGCCCTCGAACGCATCCGCCAGACCCGGCTCCGGTGGCAGCTGACCGGCCAGCGGCAGCCCGAGCAGCTCCGCGATCTCCTCGTCGCCGAGCTCCGGCCCGCACGGGCCCCGTACCACCGCGCGCAGATCCCTCAGCACCATGCCCACCGTGGACGCCACCCGGTGGGCGGCCGCGACCGCTCGCAGCTCCGCCGGGACGACCAGCAGCCCGAGGTCGATCTGGGACAGCGCTTCGGCCGCCGCGTCGTCGACGCGGCGCGGCAGATCCACCACCACGACCCC
This genomic interval from Streptomyces asiaticus contains the following:
- a CDS encoding type II secretion system F family protein, with protein sequence MSAEVVHSLGISLSFLAAALCTVMAMVEARRERCARRRLMALLPGAEHGRPQKARPWRRWRAGAGAGALPAWAAPGGALTIAVVLVGGPPGWVLGLAAACGLWRWQRHRRATAGRSGSDRHLEALAARQIPLAADLLTACLAAGAGPRRAAEAVGGSLGGPVGERLAQTAAELRLGGEPAHAWGRVSALPGAQGLARALERAGTTGAPAVEQVSRLAAECRAEQGREAMRRADRTGVLVNAPLAGCFLPAFLLVGLAPVMIGLARGLMGDGP
- a CDS encoding DUF4244 domain-containing protein, with product MVKQWWVRRYAAARAKAEAGMTTAEYAMGTIAACGFAAVLYKVVTSGAVSSALQSVIGRALDAQF
- a CDS encoding TadA family conjugal transfer-associated ATPase, yielding MSTVSPDLLDAVRLRLAGSGAEPTPARVASALREEGRLLGDTEVLGVVEALRSELVGSGPLEPLLAARDVTDVLVTAPDEVWVDRGSGLERTAVTFVDAAAVRRLAQRLAAVAGRRLDDARPWVDARLPDGTRLHAVLPPVAVGSTCLSLRVVRPRAFSLAELEAAGTVPPDGVRLLRAMLDARLSYLISGGTGSGKTTLLSTLLGLVGPRERIVLAEDSAELRPDHPHVVRLETRPANQEGRGQVTLRDLVRQALRMRPDRLVVGEVRGAEVTDLLGALNTGHEGGCGTVHANTAADVPARLEALGSTAGLDRAALHSQLAAALSVVVHLVRDRAGRRRIAELHVLDRDRAGLVTTVPAAVWGPEGFERAAGWQRLQRLCARGGGAA
- a CDS encoding TadE family type IV pilus minor pilin, with the translated sequence MPRTGVLGARGPARDSGYVTAEAAVALPVLALFALTLIWGLMAASAQLQCVDAARAGARAAARSEPEADAMAAARSAAPDGARVELWREGDLVRVRVRTHAVGPGPLAVNLRGEAAALAEDSVGADDAMSGGGEPGAVGTAREAVP
- a CDS encoding type II secretion system F family protein; protein product: MTGAGADPGALTLCAVTLCVGAALWLLTGRDRELRRARLLLAGGGPVEPAGADPVRPLSETAVWLRERWRVKYGGRMGRELLCLPVGCVIALLGASLLPLLGAVLATPVVGRWLRSRRCERDRVRRAAGVIQLCATVAGELRAGRHPGEALLAVDPGHLRERWGLVTAAARFGGDVPDALRRVARLPGAEGLIGVAACWQVAVDEGAGLAAGLDRVAAALRAERDQRESLDAKLAGAKATALGLAVLPMVGLVLGGLMGSDPLHVLLHTPAGLSCLLLGGLLEWAGLVWTGRMVRAAREPGRRRGDPHLRRGPVDRRGGR